In Porites lutea chromosome 1, jaPorLute2.1, whole genome shotgun sequence, a single genomic region encodes these proteins:
- the LOC140930088 gene encoding uncharacterized protein, which yields MTDLKVIGAGLGRTGTKSLQQALVLLGFGPCHHMTEIVPDNQEHFLMWKEIFSGSEEKSEKLKEAFRGYVATTDYPGCLFYKEFLQWNPDAKVILTVRDNPEKWVESVRATIFPVKSTKESDSNSAQQEFSHSFNACVTKVHGVDPEEPETDLRKFYLDWNEEVKRNVKEENLLVFNVKEGWDPLCKFLDVSQPEQPFPNVNSREAYQKQNAKHLVKKTEL from the coding sequence ATGACAGATCTGAAAGTTATTGGCGCTGGACTGGGTCGTACTGGAACTAAATCCCTGCAGCAAGCGCTTGTTCTCTTAGGATTTGGACCTTGCCATCATATGACAGAAATAGTCCCAGATAATCAAGAGCATTTCCTAATGTGGAAAGAGATATTCAGCGGCAGTGAGGAGAAGagtgaaaaactgaaagaagcCTTCAGGGGTTATGTGGCTACTACGGATTACCCTGgctgtttattttataaagaGTTCCTTCAGTGGAATCCTGATGCTAAAGTGATTCTTACTGTGCGAGATAATCCTGAGAAGTGGGTTGAATCTGTTCGAGCGACAATTTTCCCCGTCAAATCTACTAAAGAATCTGATTCCAATTCAGCACAGCAAGAATTTTCCCATTCCTTTAACGCTTGTGTGACGAAAGTTCATGGTGTTGACCCAGAAGAACCAGAAACTGATTTACGGAAGTTTTATTTAGATTGGAATGAAGAAGTGAAAAGGAATGTCAAGGAGGAAAATTTGTTAGTTTTCAACGTTAAAGAGGGTTGGGATCCTCTATGTAAGTTTTTAGATGTTTCACAGCCCGAGCAGCCATTTCCAAATGTGAATTCCAGGGAGGCTTACCAGAAACAAAATGCAAAGCATTTagttaaaaaaactgaactttag
- the LOC140930096 gene encoding uncharacterized protein has translation MTILELQSMSLVIVEVSPVAWNVYDVCPSDVYLQIMTDLKVIGAGLGRTGTKSLQQALVLLGFGPCHHMTEIVPDNQEHFLMWKEIFNSSEDKSEKLKEAFKGYVATTDYPGCLFYREFLQWNPDAKVILTVRDNPEKWVESVRATIFRVKSTKESDSNSARQEFYHSFNACVTKVHGVDPGKPETDLRKFYLDWNEEVKRNVKEENLLIFNVKEGWDPLCKFLDVPEPQQPFPNVNSREAYQNQNAKH, from the exons ATGACGATTTTGGAGTTACAGTCAATGTCATTAGTGATAGTTGAGGTTTCGCCTGTTGCGTGGAATGTGTATGATGTTTGCCCGTCAGATGTGTATTTACAA ATCATGACAGATTTGAAAGTTATTGGCGCTGGACTGGGTCGTACTGGAACTAAATCCCTGCAGCAAGCGCTTGTTCTCTTAGGATTTGGACCCTGCCATCATATGACAGAAATAGTCCCAGATAATCAAGAGCATTTCCTAATGTGGAAAGAGATATTCAACAGCAGTGAGGACAAGagtgaaaaactgaaagaagcCTTCAAGGGTTATGTGGCTACTACAGATTACCCTggctgtttattttatagagaGTTCCTTCAGTGGAATCCTGATGCTAAAGTGATTCTTACTGTGCGTGATAATCCTGAGAAGTGGGTTGAATCTGTTCGAGCGACAATTTTCCGTGTCAAATCTACTAAAGAATCTGATTCCAATTCAGCACGACAAGAATTTTACCATTCCTTTAACGCTTGTGTGACAAAAGTTCATGGTGTTGACCCAGGAAAACCAGAAACTGATTTACGGAAGTTTTATTTAGATTGGAATGAAGAAGTGAAAAGGAATGTCAAGGAagaaaatttgttaatttttaatgttaaaGAGGGTTGGGATCCTCTATGTAAGTTTTTAGATGTTCCAGAGCCCCAGCAACCATTTCCAAATGTGAATTCCAGGGAGGCTTACCAAAACCAAAATGCAAAGCATTAG